The region TCAAGATAGCTGTTGAACTGTTTGTTCACCGTCAACAAGCTGCCGAGAGTTCGTGGAGGAACAAATGTGAAAACACGGTGCCATGCCTCCACTGGGAGACGTGATACCATGTCTCGAGGAGCATGTTGCACAGACTGTATAGCTCCCTGGTCAACTGGACCATCAAGCCGAGCTCGCTTGGAGTTTGGCGGCTCGCTTACTAGAGGAGACGCCGCCAATTTCCTCTTTAGCCCAGAATCAGCCAGATTATTTGATAGATCATCACTCGGTCCCGCATTACTATGCGGCTCGTCTGTAAGCCTCCGATCAGACGAGTGTCTATCAGACATCGAATCGCGGCAGTCTGGATCTCGTTCGTTGTCGGCGACGTTTTCGAGATTCTTTTGGTGAGAATCCATGTTCGCACAGAGCATGCAAGATGCTCCTCTAAATCTCGTGTTCGGAAAAAGGTCCACTGCATAtcaaaagagagagcagatCTATTCCTTTCGTGTCAGGTAGCATTGCGACGAAACACTCAGGATGAAGCTTGCTGCAATGCGATGGATGGTATGAAATGCGCTTCGTCTCTGCTGGTCCAATGGGGTTGAAGAACCTTCCAGGTAAGATGTAGGCGGCGAGAAATGAGCAGTCACGCAATGGCAAAGTAAAGAGCTTTCCAGGACCTGGTCACAAACGGTGTTGGTGCACTGTTACCAGAGAGGTGTTGGGACTCGGGAGTGAGTGTGAAATTGCAGGTGTTTGCAGGTTCTGACTAAGCAGTCTGACAGTCCCGGCGGCCCCTACAGAGGCGCCCGGGCGCGCATTTAGAATTGCGCGCCCTGCTGACTAACTATTTGCGCGCCCCCCCTTCCATACGCGCAACAAGGCATGTAGCTGCTGCCTGCACAGTTCCGTCATGGCCCAAGCAGTATTCCCTGATGACGTGCTCCCATCGGAGGGTGTATACGATTCACGCGCATCACTCCTTGCCGCTATAAATTCCTGGGCAAAGCCCAGAGGCTACGCCTTTACCACCGGAAAATCTTCCAAGACTCCAAATGGCCGTGTTAAAGTTGTTTTTGCTTGTGATCGGAATAAGcctccaccaagcacatTAATCGAACGAAAACGCCGGACATGTAGCCGCGGAACAGGGTGCGAGTTCTCAGTGCTCGCGAAAGAATCCCTAGACGGGGCCTCTTGGGTCCTGAgccatcgacaaggccaacaaTACGTGCTACACAACCACCCGCCAAGCGAAGACCCATCTGCACACCCATCACATCGCCAGCTTAGCGAGAAAGATATTCAAGATATCTCAAATCTTACTGCCTCTGGAGCTGCGCCTCGCGAAATCAGGACCTATCTCCACAACAATTCCAATACTCTTGCAACTCAGAAAGATGTATACAATCAGATTGGAGCTGCAAGGAGGGATCTACGCGAGGGCCAGAGCAGCATACAGGCACTAGTCAACCGATTGCATGAGGAGGGGTTCTGGTGCCAGATCCGGTTGGATTCAGATAATCGGGTTACGGCAATCTTTTTTGCCCATCCGGACTCTATTGCATACCTCCAATGTAATCCCGATGTCCTGCTACTAGACTGTACCTACAAGACAAATAAGCACAGTATGCCActtcttgacatggttggcgttgatgctTGCGAGCGATCTTTCtgtgttgcttttgcctttctctccGGAGAGACAGAAGACGACTACTTATGGGCATTGCAACATCTCAGATCGCTCTATCAGCGTGACCTTCCTTCCGTTGTTTTGACAGATCGATGCCAAGCCGCGATCAATGCTGCAGCAACCTCGTTCCCTTTGTCCAAGGGTCTGCTTTGCACTTGGCACGTCAATAAGGCGGTGTTACAGCATTGCCGGCCGGCTTTTCTGACTGACAAGAACCAGGGAGAGAAGAGGTGGGATGAGTTCTACGCATTCTGGCATTCAATTGTAGCCTCACCGAATGAAACGATATTTCAAGAGCGTCTGACTTCATTTGAGCGTAAATATGCTAAGAATTATACAGAAGCAGTGGGATATATCAGGACAACCTGGCTTGACCCGTTTAAAGAGAGGATCGTCAGAGCATGGGTCGACAAACACTTACactttggcaatgtggcTACCTCAAGGCAGGTGGCTTATGGAATGATAGAAGATGGAGTGACTAATTCATCTCCCAGGGCCGAAGGAATCCATTCATTGATCAAAGCACATATTAAGATATCCACCTTGGATCTCTTTGATGTTTGGCAAGCCATGAGACCTGCTGTAACAAATcagctgaaggagctgaagtATATGCGGGCTTCTCAGCAAGTATCAATGCCACTAGACGTCTCTGGAGTGTTGTTCGAGGCAGTAAGGGGCTGGGTGTCCCATAAGGCATTGCGTAAAGTACTAGAACAACGGCAATTG is a window of Pochonia chlamydosporia 170 chromosome 5, whole genome shotgun sequence DNA encoding:
- a CDS encoding mutator-like element transposase (similar to Talaromyces stipitatus ATCC 10500 XP_002481393.1) is translated as MAQAVFPDDVLPSEGVYDSRASLLAAINSWAKPRGYAFTTGKSSKTPNGRVKVVFACDRNKPPPSTLIERKRRTCSRGTGCEFSVLAKESLDGASWVLSHRQGQQYVLHNHPPSEDPSAHPSHRQLSEKDIQDISNLTASGAAPREIRTYLHNNSNTLATQKDVYNQIGAARRDLREGQSSIQALVNRLHEEGFWCQIRLDSDNRVTAIFFAHPDSIAYLQCNPDVLLLDCTYKTNKHSMPLLDMVGVDACERSFCVAFAFLSGETEDDYLWALQHLRSLYQRDLPSVVLTDRCQAAINAAATSFPLSKGLLCTWHVNKAVLQHCRPAFLTDKNQGEKRWDEFYAFWHSIVASPNETIFQERLTSFERKYAKNYTEAVGYIRTTWLDPFKERIVRAWVDKHLHFGNVATSRQVAYGMIEDGVTNSSPRAEGIHSLIKAHIKISTLDLFDVWQAMRPAVTNQLKELKYMRASQQVSMPLDVSGVLFEAVRGWVSHKALRKVLEQRQLLSKPLKAACTKTFTSSFGLPCVHTLKRLEEEGRTLSLQHFHPHWHLKRDVSQPQPMLEPRAVSSQFNRRRNRSVTSTRREPSAFEAIQETMRPKAQPTCSRCHALGHIMTSKACPLRYEELFQVSEQATEVAAQITQTISAATVAPAATETTSVQAAVGQVEADLTTAVQVLAGHTGEGQIETVQELDGLVDHAAASQTSTIEEVADCIVVVQTVADQVAAAETMAAPELRYDDPRAIHHRYVEARQAWYNAQPRGSIKTNQQYRKAMGLPQRYDKVSYKWCLDWKQMGKQRMMQRGPREWTKEEMMAYLDWSRAEEVRVEALVAAEMEGEPFSNRRGMREIWEAAAADCDAQQALYLGQ